One segment of Leptospira fletcheri DNA contains the following:
- a CDS encoding MotA/TolQ/ExbB proton channel family protein, producing the protein MILAKTDSLVSIIPPETIPILILLVSIIGFTIIIERLIFFSRWKALSPDEWRRVKDLLTEKNYDSASDLLRNLSQGPSSQVIQAAIAQFQRKTSSVEDEILSQGLSQIQRMDKFLSALATIATIAPLLGVLGTVVGIIRSFAEGSGTKGAEVGISEALITTAMGLAVAIPAYVFNNFFQKRKDDAISEMETLSEQALRYLK; encoded by the coding sequence ATGATTCTTGCCAAAACCGATTCTCTGGTATCCATTATTCCGCCAGAAACGATCCCGATTTTGATTTTACTTGTGTCCATCATCGGGTTCACTATTATTATAGAAAGATTGATCTTTTTTTCGCGTTGGAAGGCCCTTTCTCCCGATGAATGGAGAAGAGTCAAAGATCTGCTGACCGAAAAGAATTACGATTCTGCATCGGATTTGCTTCGCAACCTAAGCCAAGGTCCTTCTTCTCAAGTGATCCAGGCCGCCATTGCCCAGTTTCAGAGGAAAACTTCCTCTGTAGAGGATGAAATTTTGAGCCAGGGATTGAGCCAGATCCAGCGCATGGATAAATTTCTCTCCGCCTTGGCAACCATTGCAACCATCGCCCCTTTGCTTGGAGTCCTTGGTACGGTAGTGGGAATCATCCGTTCTTTTGCGGAAGGATCGGGAACGAAAGGTGCCGAGGTAGGGATCAGCGAGGCGTTGATTACTACCGCAATGGGATTGGCAGTGGCTATCCCCGCCTATGTCTTTAATAACTTCTTTCAGAAAAGAAAAGACGATGCGATCTCCGAAATGGAAACTCTTTCCGAGCAGGCGCTTAGGTACCTGAAGTAA
- a CDS encoding ArsR/SmtB family transcription factor encodes MAAQKLEIKKAHLDSTIRGLKAVAHPDRLKILLYLSKKEHSVGELVDALGISQSAASQHLSKMKEAGYLGSKKVSNQVFYSIKDQKFKSFAKSLLQIFSK; translated from the coding sequence ATGGCAGCCCAAAAGTTAGAAATCAAGAAAGCCCACCTGGACTCGACCATCCGCGGATTAAAAGCCGTAGCCCATCCCGATAGATTGAAAATTCTATTGTATTTATCGAAAAAAGAACATAGCGTAGGAGAGCTAGTGGACGCACTGGGAATCAGCCAGTCGGCAGCTTCTCAACACTTAAGCAAAATGAAAGAAGCAGGATACTTAGGAAGCAAGAAGGTGTCGAACCAAGTCTTCTATTCCATTAAGGATCAAAAGTTCAAGAGCTTCGCGAAGTCTTTACTTCAGATTTTTTCCAAGTAA
- a CDS encoding SDR family NAD(P)-dependent oxidoreductase — translation MEITGKTAVITGSAGGLGKAMAEHFAKLGANIVLSDISEEKLEEARKDIVSLGVKAIAVKTDVSKEQDAEALMQKAVSTFGSLDIAVLNAGILRDGLLVKVDKQTGKVASKLSLANWQSVIDVNLTGVFLTGREAAAQMIDSGSKGVIIPISSVAMHGNPGQTNYSAAKAGVAAMTKLWARELSRFGIRVAGIAPGFIATEMVMKDMNPEALKKWEAQIPIGRLGKPEEIAETAAFIARNELVDGVVLEISGGVKI, via the coding sequence TTGGAAATCACAGGTAAAACGGCCGTTATCACCGGCTCGGCCGGAGGCTTAGGCAAAGCGATGGCCGAACATTTCGCGAAATTGGGGGCCAATATCGTTCTATCCGACATTTCGGAGGAGAAACTGGAGGAAGCCCGAAAAGACATCGTCTCCCTCGGAGTCAAGGCCATCGCCGTCAAGACAGACGTATCCAAAGAGCAGGATGCGGAAGCCTTGATGCAGAAAGCGGTTTCCACGTTCGGTAGTCTGGACATAGCGGTCTTGAATGCAGGAATCCTTCGCGACGGTCTTTTGGTGAAAGTAGACAAGCAAACCGGCAAGGTAGCGTCTAAACTTTCCCTTGCCAACTGGCAATCCGTCATCGATGTGAATCTAACGGGCGTCTTTCTGACGGGAAGAGAGGCAGCAGCTCAGATGATCGACTCCGGATCCAAAGGAGTGATTATTCCGATCTCTTCCGTAGCAATGCACGGAAATCCAGGCCAAACGAATTATTCCGCCGCAAAAGCGGGAGTGGCTGCCATGACGAAATTATGGGCTCGCGAATTAAGCCGCTTCGGAATCAGAGTGGCGGGTATCGCACCCGGTTTCATCGCCACCGAAATGGTAATGAAGGACATGAACCCGGAAGCGTTAAAAAAATGGGAAGCTCAAATTCCGATCGGAAGATTGGGCAAGCCAGAAGAAATCGCAGAAACGGCCGCCTTTATCGCCAGGAACGAACTCGTGGATGGAGTCGTCCTGGAAATTTCCGGCGGCGTCAAAATCTAA
- the recN gene encoding DNA repair protein RecN produces MLQMLSIRDFALIESAYIDFRNGFTAITGETGSGKSLLLDAISSLLGGKSNAMDIRTGAEKYVLEAVWDLGGNLSARQWLAEKGIVGSGTELVLRKEFSRDGKSKILINHSLAAVQVLRGLGELLAEVHNQNDQILLLDKSQQLDILDSFGNLYSIRSEVRESFLTYRSLRKRLEELEASHGDRNRKKEILQYQIEEIQSANLKEGEEEELRKEESLLSHGERLSENLEIITGLLSETEDSVLSSFSRILIAAEKMKGIHPDYADLEGTLREVYVTLREINTSVQDQKDEIYFSPDRLAHVQGRLDLIQKLKKKYGGSIQEVLLSKRNAENELEALAQNMESKESLEREKKKATEKLAQLCMQLSKARRESLGRFEPRLKSELEALGMPGAGIQVVLRWESSVEGEVESQGKSYLVNESGLDQAEFYFSPNPGEKPRPLRKIASGGEMSRVMLAIKSVLGSNYDGKVLVFDEVDSGLGGEIAMDVAKKLRTLSKTHQILLVTHLQQIAAAADHHLKVSKRITDGRTLSEAEFLGMEERTLELARMISGQNVSRGALDHAKELLKKKAV; encoded by the coding sequence ATGCTACAGATGCTTTCGATCCGTGATTTCGCCTTGATAGAATCCGCATATATCGATTTTCGGAATGGTTTTACCGCGATTACGGGAGAAACCGGTTCCGGTAAGTCTCTTTTGCTGGATGCGATTTCTTCTCTGTTAGGTGGCAAAAGTAACGCCATGGATATTCGTACCGGCGCCGAAAAATACGTGCTGGAAGCCGTTTGGGATCTCGGCGGAAATCTTTCCGCCCGGCAATGGTTGGCGGAAAAGGGGATCGTCGGATCGGGGACGGAATTGGTTTTGAGAAAGGAATTTTCTCGGGACGGAAAATCCAAGATTCTCATCAACCATTCCTTGGCGGCTGTTCAGGTATTGCGGGGATTGGGGGAATTGCTTGCAGAAGTACATAACCAAAACGACCAAATCCTTCTTTTAGATAAGAGCCAACAGCTGGATATTCTGGATTCCTTCGGGAATTTATATTCCATTCGCTCAGAGGTCCGAGAATCGTTTCTGACGTACCGGAGCCTTCGAAAGCGTTTAGAAGAATTGGAAGCGAGTCACGGGGATAGAAATCGAAAAAAAGAAATTCTACAATACCAAATCGAGGAAATCCAATCCGCGAATTTGAAGGAGGGAGAAGAGGAGGAATTGCGGAAAGAAGAAAGCCTCTTGTCCCACGGAGAGAGATTGTCGGAAAATTTGGAGATCATTACCGGATTGCTTTCCGAAACGGAAGATTCCGTTTTGAGTTCCTTTTCTAGAATTTTGATCGCCGCGGAAAAGATGAAGGGAATCCACCCGGATTATGCGGATCTAGAAGGCACGTTGAGAGAAGTATACGTTACTTTAAGGGAGATCAATACGAGTGTGCAGGATCAAAAGGATGAAATTTATTTTTCTCCGGACAGATTGGCGCATGTACAAGGTCGTTTGGATCTGATCCAAAAATTGAAGAAAAAATACGGAGGAAGCATTCAGGAGGTTTTGCTTTCCAAACGAAACGCGGAAAACGAATTGGAGGCCCTCGCGCAGAACATGGAATCCAAGGAGTCCTTAGAGAGAGAAAAGAAAAAGGCCACGGAAAAATTGGCCCAATTGTGTATGCAGCTTTCCAAAGCGAGAAGGGAATCTCTCGGAAGGTTTGAGCCTAGATTAAAATCCGAGTTGGAAGCATTGGGAATGCCCGGAGCAGGAATCCAAGTCGTACTTCGATGGGAATCGAGCGTGGAAGGAGAAGTGGAATCCCAGGGGAAATCCTATTTAGTCAATGAGAGCGGACTGGACCAGGCCGAGTTCTACTTTAGTCCGAATCCAGGAGAGAAGCCTAGGCCCTTACGCAAAATCGCCTCCGGAGGAGAAATGTCCCGGGTGATGTTGGCAATCAAAAGCGTATTAGGATCTAATTATGATGGAAAAGTTTTGGTCTTCGACGAGGTCGATTCCGGTTTGGGCGGAGAAATCGCTATGGATGTGGCGAAAAAACTGCGCACTTTGTCAAAGACTCATCAGATCCTTCTTGTTACTCATTTGCAACAAATCGCCGCTGCCGCGGACCACCACTTAAAGGTAAGTAAGCGTATCACGGATGGCAGGACTTTGTCGGAAGCGGAATTTTTGGGGATGGAGGAAAGAACCTTGGAACTTGCTCGGATGATTTCGGGTCAGAATGTTTCGCGGGGAGCCCTTGACCATGCGAAGGAGTTGCTCAAAAAGAAAGCGGTATAA
- a CDS encoding ExbD/TolR family protein, producing the protein MRFKKWRSQNGAYRPGQIELAPMIDVICFIVIYFLMNATLEKSTVIKIELPRSSSTAQEKKKDELVITINKDGKIFLDKDTEPVPLEKLTDKIKVFMGPEDKDKKEQNKNRVIIRGDGGANYQTVVKVIDKVNEAGVTRFNLAMVRQPGGK; encoded by the coding sequence ATGCGATTCAAAAAGTGGAGAAGTCAAAACGGCGCTTATAGGCCGGGGCAGATCGAGCTCGCTCCGATGATCGACGTTATCTGCTTTATCGTTATTTATTTTCTTATGAACGCTACCTTGGAAAAGTCTACCGTGATCAAAATAGAATTACCTAGATCTTCCAGCACCGCTCAGGAAAAGAAAAAAGACGAGTTGGTGATTACGATCAATAAGGATGGTAAAATTTTTCTGGATAAGGACACGGAACCGGTTCCTCTGGAGAAATTGACCGACAAGATCAAAGTGTTTATGGGTCCCGAGGATAAGGACAAAAAGGAACAAAATAAAAATAGAGTGATCATCCGCGGTGACGGTGGCGCGAATTACCAGACGGTAGTCAAGGTAATCGACAAGGTGAATGAAGCTGGGGTGACCAGATTCAATCTCGCCATGGTACGTCAACCCGGAGGAAAATAA
- a CDS encoding histidine kinase has translation MAKSFKHLDAQLSDYILNRSRISVQSSRMNAKLEKYVLRILTEVLEKVGQSRYIEMLYTITKEMAINGVKANQKRIFFEDLGLDIRNPDHYDRALSQFKENFSEKMADEYGKRCLARGVFVKINVVYGEDGLVVEVINNTPVIDAEEARMREKMKKAMGYNDIAEFYMDNMDNTEGAGLGIALIMILLKSENIDPNLFRIQTQAAETVARVEIPFNDKYISIRSKEINQVGNHR, from the coding sequence ATGGCCAAAAGCTTCAAACATTTAGACGCCCAGCTCAGTGATTATATCCTAAATCGATCCCGAATTTCCGTTCAATCCTCCCGGATGAACGCAAAATTAGAAAAATACGTTCTCAGAATATTAACGGAAGTCTTGGAAAAAGTCGGCCAGTCTCGTTACATAGAGATGCTCTATACAATCACGAAAGAAATGGCCATCAACGGAGTCAAAGCCAATCAGAAAAGGATCTTTTTCGAAGATTTGGGGTTGGACATACGGAATCCGGATCATTACGACCGAGCCTTGTCCCAATTTAAGGAGAATTTCTCCGAAAAAATGGCGGATGAATACGGGAAGCGTTGCCTCGCCCGAGGAGTGTTCGTAAAAATCAACGTGGTTTACGGCGAAGACGGCCTCGTAGTGGAAGTGATCAATAATACTCCCGTGATCGACGCGGAAGAAGCCCGGATGCGGGAAAAGATGAAAAAGGCCATGGGATACAACGATATCGCCGAGTTCTACATGGACAATATGGACAATACGGAAGGCGCCGGACTCGGAATCGCTCTCATTATGATTCTATTGAAGAGCGAAAATATCGATCCGAACCTATTTCGGATCCAGACCCAAGCCGCCGAAACCGTAGCAAGGGTGGAAATCCCGTTTAACGACAAATATATCTCAATTCGAAGCAAGGAAATCAATCAAGTTGGAAATCACAGGTAA
- the rfaD gene encoding ADP-glyceromanno-heptose 6-epimerase produces MSKIRVIVTGGAGLIGSNLVRLLNERGVDNILIVDHLGDSIKWKNLRDLSYEDYLEKDVFLKKLEAGQFPKGFTHVLHLGACSSTTESDASYLIRNNFEYTKILAEACLAHSVRFLYASSAATYGDGKYGYDDQASIEELRPLNMYGYSKHMFDLYAQKKRFLSKITGVKYFNVFGFGEGHKGDMRSVVLKGYEQILSEGKIRLFKSYRPDYADGEQKRDFLYVKDAAKITIHLIFGDHFGLYNVGRGIAETWVDLANSLFAALDRTPKIEFIEMPESLRAKYQYFTKSESSKLMGTGYVEGFTDLKTAIADYVQLLRSEGE; encoded by the coding sequence ATGTCTAAGATTCGAGTCATTGTTACCGGCGGAGCAGGATTGATCGGGAGCAATCTAGTCCGATTATTGAACGAGAGAGGAGTGGACAATATCCTGATCGTGGACCATCTCGGAGATTCCATAAAATGGAAAAACCTTCGAGATCTTTCCTATGAGGATTATTTAGAAAAGGACGTTTTTCTGAAGAAACTGGAAGCCGGCCAATTTCCGAAAGGCTTTACCCATGTTCTCCATCTCGGCGCCTGTTCCTCCACTACGGAATCGGACGCGTCCTATCTGATTCGAAACAATTTCGAATACACCAAAATTTTAGCGGAAGCCTGCCTGGCACATAGTGTCCGGTTTTTGTATGCTTCTTCCGCCGCCACTTACGGAGACGGAAAATACGGTTACGATGACCAGGCTTCGATAGAGGAATTGAGACCCTTGAACATGTACGGTTACTCGAAACACATGTTCGATCTGTACGCCCAAAAAAAGAGGTTTTTATCTAAAATCACTGGCGTAAAATATTTCAACGTGTTCGGTTTCGGAGAGGGACATAAGGGAGATATGAGATCCGTGGTTCTGAAAGGATATGAGCAGATTCTTTCGGAGGGGAAGATCCGGCTTTTCAAGTCCTATAGGCCCGACTATGCGGATGGAGAACAGAAACGGGATTTTCTGTACGTCAAGGATGCGGCCAAAATAACGATTCATCTGATTTTTGGAGATCATTTCGGTCTGTACAATGTAGGACGAGGAATCGCGGAAACTTGGGTGGATTTGGCGAATTCCCTGTTTGCGGCTTTGGATCGGACTCCGAAAATCGAATTCATAGAAATGCCGGAAAGCTTAAGGGCAAAGTATCAGTATTTTACAAAATCAGAATCTTCTAAACTAATGGGGACGGGATATGTGGAAGGCTTTACGGACTTAAAGACGGCAATCGCCGATTATGTGCAGCTATTAAGATCGGAAGGAGAATAA